The following proteins are co-located in the Haloplanus sp. HW8-1 genome:
- a CDS encoding fumarylacetoacetate hydrolase family protein, whose amino-acid sequence MRRARIAVDGDVYAGQYRDGVVETDAETYVVGEDGHLAPPCDPSALYCVGRNFAETLDQMEYDVPDQPAFFIKPPASVIAHEEPIPYPTFSEEVTYAGELAAVIDERSHRLDPEEVPEVLRGYTIMNDVDALDQPGRTARKAFDGSGPLGPWLETDLDPRGIDMYTDVSGERRQEANTELMLFDPYEVVAFLSERFTLRPGDVIAFGSPANPGTIEPGDTVEITYEGVGTLRNEVAPPENYSSD is encoded by the coding sequence ATGAGACGCGCACGCATCGCGGTCGATGGCGACGTGTACGCCGGCCAGTATCGTGACGGCGTCGTCGAGACGGACGCGGAGACGTACGTCGTCGGCGAGGACGGCCACCTCGCGCCGCCCTGTGACCCCTCGGCGCTGTACTGCGTCGGGCGGAACTTCGCCGAGACGCTCGACCAGATGGAGTACGACGTGCCCGATCAGCCAGCCTTCTTCATCAAGCCGCCCGCATCGGTCATCGCCCACGAGGAGCCGATTCCCTACCCCACCTTCTCCGAGGAAGTGACCTACGCCGGGGAACTCGCCGCCGTGATCGACGAGCGGAGTCACCGCCTCGACCCCGAGGAGGTGCCCGAGGTGCTTCGGGGCTACACGATCATGAACGACGTGGACGCCCTCGATCAGCCGGGACGAACGGCCAGAAAAGCGTTCGACGGCTCCGGGCCGCTCGGACCGTGGCTGGAAACCGACCTCGATCCACGCGGGATCGACATGTACACCGACGTGAGCGGTGAGCGACGGCAGGAGGCCAACACCGAACTCATGCTGTTCGACCCCTACGAGGTCGTCGCCTTCCTCTCCGAGCGGTTCACCCTCCGCCCCGGAGACGTGATCGCCTTCGGCAGTCCGGCCAATCCGGGCACGATCGAACCCGGCGACACCGTCGAGATCACCTACGAGGGCGTCGGGACCCTCCGGAACGAGGTAGCACCACCCGAGAACTATAGTAGCGATTGA
- the hisC gene encoding histidinol-phosphate transaminase, which yields MQPRDLSELSPYVPGRGAEEVARDLGMDPGDLTKLSSNENPHGPGPAAVEAIRETAPTVGVYPKASHTDLGEKLAAYWGVTPEQIWVTPGADGALDYLSRAFLDPGDRVLAPDPGFSYYRMSARYHHGEVATYDLSKADDFVQTPATVLDAYDGERIVYLTTPHNPTGAELARAAIVDLAEAVADRTLLVVDEAYGEYTESPSAIDLLDDHDNVAVTRTFSKAYGLAGLRVGYGVVPEAWADAYARVNTPFAASEVGCRAALAALDDDDHLERTVETARWARTYLRENLDAPTWESGGNFVLAAVGDASAVAEATQRRGVIVRDCSSFGLPDCIRVSCGTRESTPRAVETINDVLAEVRT from the coding sequence ATGCAACCACGGGATCTCTCGGAGCTCTCGCCGTACGTCCCCGGCCGCGGGGCGGAGGAGGTCGCCCGCGACTTGGGGATGGACCCCGGCGACCTCACGAAACTCTCCTCGAACGAGAACCCGCACGGACCGGGGCCGGCGGCCGTCGAGGCAATCCGCGAGACGGCGCCCACCGTGGGCGTCTATCCGAAGGCCTCGCACACGGACCTCGGCGAGAAACTGGCCGCCTACTGGGGAGTCACCCCCGAGCAGATCTGGGTGACGCCGGGTGCCGACGGCGCCCTCGATTACCTCTCGCGGGCCTTCCTCGACCCCGGCGACCGGGTGCTCGCACCCGATCCCGGCTTCTCTTACTACCGGATGAGCGCCCGCTATCACCACGGTGAGGTGGCGACCTACGACCTCTCGAAGGCCGACGACTTCGTCCAGACGCCGGCCACCGTCCTCGACGCCTACGACGGCGAGCGGATCGTCTATCTCACGACGCCGCACAATCCGACGGGTGCCGAACTCGCGCGGGCGGCAATCGTCGACCTCGCCGAGGCCGTGGCCGACCGCACCCTACTCGTCGTCGACGAGGCCTACGGCGAGTACACCGAGTCGCCGTCCGCGATCGACCTCCTCGACGACCACGACAACGTCGCGGTCACGCGCACGTTCTCGAAGGCCTACGGTCTCGCCGGCCTCCGCGTCGGCTACGGGGTCGTCCCCGAAGCGTGGGCCGACGCCTACGCCCGTGTCAACACGCCCTTCGCCGCCAGCGAGGTGGGGTGTCGGGCCGCGCTGGCCGCCCTCGACGACGACGACCACCTCGAACGGACCGTCGAGACGGCGCGCTGGGCACGGACCTACCTTCGCGAGAACCTCGACGCGCCGACGTGGGAGAGCGGGGGTAACTTCGTCCTCGCGGCGGTGGGCGACGCGAGCGCCGTCGCCGAGGCCACCCAGCGACGGGGCGTCATCGTCCGCGACTGCTCCAGTTTCGGCCTCCCCGACTGTATCCGCGTCTCCTGTGGCACCCGCGAGTCAACGCCCCGCGCGGTCGAGACGATCAACGACGTCCTCGCGGAGGTGCGGACGTGA
- a CDS encoding GMC family oxidoreductase produces MAEPTTDRTPSSPVDVCVVGAGPAGAIVAARLAESGHDIVVLDAGPRFDPADREEQLDAHLRPGIEGLWGMGGERDAYATSGPRDYPLNAARVKGVGGSTLHWQGMVMRLHERDFEMRSRHGVGSDWPIGYDDLRPYYAEAERELGVAGAADNPFAPPREEPHPLPAFPPSHSDAIFAEACESLGLPTHSVPNARNSEPYDDATACVGYGTCKPVCPSGAKYTAERHVARAEAAGARVIDRAPVQRLAHTDDRIEAAVYATPDGREHRQAARAVVLACGGVENVRLLLLSASDAYPDGLANSSGLVGRYFMDHCFAGAGGRIDRPTRQNHVGFNTTESHALYDDTDPLPGVKLEFLNYAGPSPVIEALHADTWGDDLLDSLRDSYGTHLAVGGLVEQFPDADNRITLDRSTTDDHGNPVPEVRWSVGDRTRAAIERVNEVQVAILEELDATVDWVVGPDATGPAYHHMGTTRMGTDPSESVVAPDCRAHDLRNLWIAGSSVFPTGGAMNPTLTIAALSCRLADRLADWL; encoded by the coding sequence ATGGCTGAACCGACGACCGACCGGACCCCCTCGTCGCCGGTCGACGTCTGCGTCGTCGGCGCGGGCCCCGCCGGCGCCATCGTCGCCGCTCGGCTCGCCGAGTCGGGTCACGACATCGTCGTCCTCGACGCGGGACCGCGGTTCGACCCCGCCGACCGCGAGGAGCAACTCGACGCCCACCTGCGTCCCGGTATCGAGGGACTCTGGGGGATGGGCGGCGAGCGCGACGCCTACGCGACGAGCGGGCCGCGCGACTACCCCCTGAACGCCGCCCGGGTGAAGGGCGTCGGCGGATCGACGCTCCACTGGCAGGGGATGGTGATGCGCCTCCACGAGCGCGACTTCGAGATGCGATCCCGTCACGGCGTCGGGAGCGACTGGCCCATCGGATACGACGACCTCCGGCCGTACTACGCCGAGGCGGAGCGGGAACTGGGCGTCGCCGGCGCCGCCGACAACCCCTTCGCGCCGCCCCGCGAGGAGCCCCATCCCCTCCCGGCCTTCCCGCCCTCCCACAGCGACGCCATCTTCGCCGAGGCCTGCGAGTCGCTGGGGCTCCCGACCCATTCGGTGCCGAACGCGCGCAACTCCGAACCGTACGACGACGCGACCGCCTGCGTCGGCTACGGGACCTGCAAGCCCGTCTGTCCCTCGGGTGCCAAGTACACCGCCGAGCGCCACGTCGCGCGCGCCGAGGCCGCCGGCGCCCGGGTGATCGACCGCGCACCGGTCCAGCGACTCGCCCACACCGACGACCGGATCGAGGCCGCCGTCTACGCCACCCCCGACGGCCGGGAACACCGACAGGCCGCCCGCGCCGTCGTCCTCGCCTGCGGCGGCGTCGAGAACGTCCGCCTCCTCCTCCTCTCGGCCTCCGACGCCTACCCGGACGGCCTCGCCAACTCCTCCGGCCTCGTCGGGCGGTACTTCATGGACCACTGCTTTGCGGGCGCCGGCGGTCGGATCGACCGTCCGACCCGGCAGAACCACGTCGGATTCAACACCACCGAGAGCCACGCGCTCTACGACGACACCGACCCGCTGCCGGGGGTCAAACTCGAGTTCCTCAACTACGCCGGCCCGTCGCCGGTGATCGAGGCCCTCCACGCGGACACCTGGGGGGACGACCTGCTGGACTCGCTGCGGGACTCCTACGGCACCCACCTCGCGGTCGGCGGCCTGGTCGAGCAGTTTCCCGACGCCGACAACCGCATCACGCTCGATCGCTCGACGACCGACGACCACGGCAACCCCGTCCCCGAGGTGCGGTGGTCGGTCGGGGATCGCACGCGCGCCGCCATCGAGCGGGTCAACGAGGTGCAGGTGGCGATTCTGGAGGAACTCGACGCCACCGTCGACTGGGTGGTCGGCCCGGACGCCACCGGCCCCGCCTACCACCACATGGGGACGACACGGATGGGGACCGACCCGAGCGAGAGCGTCGTCGCCCCCGACTGCCGTGCCCACGACCTCCGGAACCTGTGGATCGCCGGCAGCAGCGTCTTCCCGACCGGCGGCGCGATGAATCCCACCCTCACCATCGCGGCGCTGTCCTGCCGGCTCGCCGACCGCCTCGCCGACTGGCTGTGA
- a CDS encoding multiprotein bridging factor aMBF1 encodes MPQCEMCGAESSSLTTTKVEGAELELCDECSDFGTEVRTESSSSSSTKYSTSSSSSSSSSSTSGGGSSSSGGSSRRNDMFDDMEEVATDYDDRIRSAREDRGLSQEELANELNEKASLIRKLERGDVLPSDDVQGELERELDISLSEGGGDGDAEWSGGSSTTTTLGDVVKRKD; translated from the coding sequence ATGCCCCAGTGTGAAATGTGTGGAGCCGAGAGTTCGTCGCTGACTACGACGAAGGTCGAAGGGGCCGAACTGGAACTCTGCGACGAGTGTTCGGACTTCGGGACCGAGGTCCGTACCGAGTCGAGCAGTTCGTCCTCCACGAAGTACTCCACCTCGTCCTCGTCTTCGTCCTCGTCTTCGTCCACCTCCGGCGGCGGGTCGAGTTCCTCCGGCGGCTCCTCCCGCCGCAACGACATGTTCGACGACATGGAGGAGGTCGCCACCGACTACGACGACCGCATTCGGTCGGCCCGCGAGGACCGCGGTCTGAGCCAGGAGGAACTGGCGAACGAACTCAACGAGAAGGCGAGCCTCATCCGCAAACTCGAACGCGGCGACGTGCTTCCGAGCGACGACGTGCAGGGCGAACTCGAACGCGAACTCGACATCTCGCTGTCCGAGGGCGGCGGCGACGGGGACGCGGAGTGGTCCGGTGGCTCCTCGACGACGACCACCCTCGGCGACGTGGTCAAGCGCAAGGACTAG
- a CDS encoding NAD(P)/FAD-dependent oxidoreductase: MEHVDVAVVGGGPAGSAAAHAAAEAGASARVFEKGVPRDDRAGLGPDSTDAAGILDYWVDIMGIHPDEFPDDVLLSELDRASFVGPTESCVLHSTGIDSSYDGFGYTFHRARFDDWLRKRAEDAGADYRVGVSVKDVETDLGDDPRHTVRLADGESVTADFVILADGPQRTVTNRVLDRYLPYPVTDRLGTTTANHIAYQEHRKLPPAVAEDLRGAITFWWGYIPGHTAYPWIFPNDDGVARVGLTMPIGLDLGDIAKPASYALIRPDDESVPGGSEYLRRLLEHEYGDEYDVPGDFPLVEDRGKSGGTETYPISSTRPIDSPVEAGIAVAGGAMGTTSAFHEGGDHVAVRTGAIAGELAGTGDLSPYNAAWKDAIEDEILRNVTMADMVADYGPDDWDRVFRTARKMLAEEAGYRLFDRKFAAGWNAIKLLVGYRWRKRRLRGGGYLNIPDDDYVY; the protein is encoded by the coding sequence ATGGAACACGTCGACGTAGCAGTCGTCGGCGGCGGTCCCGCAGGCTCCGCGGCGGCACACGCGGCGGCCGAGGCCGGTGCCTCCGCGCGCGTCTTCGAGAAGGGGGTCCCCCGCGACGACCGAGCGGGGCTCGGGCCGGACTCGACGGACGCCGCCGGCATCCTCGATTACTGGGTCGACATCATGGGAATCCACCCGGACGAGTTCCCGGACGACGTCCTGCTGTCGGAACTCGACCGAGCCTCGTTCGTCGGCCCCACGGAGTCCTGTGTCCTGCACAGTACCGGCATCGACTCCTCGTACGACGGCTTCGGATACACCTTCCACCGCGCCCGATTCGACGACTGGCTCCGGAAACGCGCCGAGGATGCGGGTGCCGACTACCGCGTCGGCGTCTCCGTCAAGGACGTCGAGACGGACCTGGGCGACGACCCGCGTCACACCGTCCGACTGGCCGACGGCGAGTCCGTGACGGCCGATTTCGTGATCCTCGCGGATGGCCCCCAGCGTACAGTCACCAACCGCGTGCTGGATCGCTACCTCCCGTACCCCGTCACCGACCGTCTCGGGACGACGACCGCCAACCATATCGCGTACCAGGAACACCGGAAACTGCCGCCGGCGGTCGCGGAGGACCTCCGGGGCGCCATCACGTTCTGGTGGGGCTACATCCCCGGTCACACGGCGTACCCGTGGATCTTCCCCAACGACGACGGCGTGGCTCGGGTCGGCCTCACGATGCCAATCGGCCTCGACCTGGGCGATATCGCCAAGCCGGCGTCCTACGCCCTGATCCGCCCGGACGACGAGTCGGTCCCCGGCGGGAGCGAGTACCTCCGTCGGCTCCTCGAACACGAGTACGGCGACGAGTACGACGTTCCCGGGGACTTTCCGCTGGTCGAGGACCGGGGGAAATCGGGCGGCACCGAGACGTACCCCATCTCCTCGACCCGCCCGATCGATTCGCCGGTCGAGGCCGGAATCGCCGTCGCCGGCGGGGCGATGGGCACCACCTCCGCGTTCCACGAGGGTGGGGATCACGTCGCCGTCCGCACCGGCGCCATCGCTGGCGAACTGGCAGGAACGGGCGATCTCTCCCCGTACAACGCCGCCTGGAAGGACGCCATCGAGGACGAGATCCTCCGGAACGTGACGATGGCCGACATGGTCGCGGACTACGGCCCCGACGATTGGGATCGGGTGTTCCGTACTGCTCGGAAGATGCTCGCCGAGGAGGCGGGCTATCGGCTGTTCGACCGGAAGTTCGCGGCCGGATGGAACGCCATCAAACTCCTCGTGGGCTACCGGTGGCGCAAGCGCCGCCTCCGTGGAGGCGGCTACCTCAATATTCCCGACGACGACTACGTCTACTGA
- a CDS encoding phage tail protein — MPDRHGPFRVARFLLEIDGVAKAGFSRCRLPSTSTTVVEYREGNEPPTPRKLAGLNEYGPLELRNGVTTDSIELSEWRRLVETGKVDDARRSVAVVLLDEEGSTAARWEFRNAWPASYEGPTLDADRSAVAIETLEIVHEGVRRGGGENEETDGGTRDGERASPPANGDREPLDGTPSFESSPPEKPDVRPRETE; from the coding sequence ATGCCTGACCGCCACGGGCCGTTCCGGGTGGCGCGCTTCCTCCTCGAAATCGACGGCGTCGCGAAGGCCGGCTTCAGCCGCTGTCGGCTCCCGTCGACGTCGACGACGGTCGTCGAGTACCGCGAGGGCAACGAGCCGCCGACGCCCCGAAAGCTCGCCGGGCTAAACGAGTACGGCCCGCTGGAGCTCCGGAACGGCGTCACGACCGACTCCATCGAGCTCTCCGAGTGGCGACGGCTCGTCGAGACTGGGAAGGTGGACGACGCGCGTCGCTCCGTCGCGGTCGTCCTGCTGGACGAGGAGGGCTCGACCGCGGCGCGCTGGGAGTTCCGGAACGCCTGGCCGGCCAGCTACGAGGGGCCGACGCTGGACGCCGACCGCTCCGCCGTCGCCATCGAGACGCTCGAAATCGTCCACGAAGGAGTCCGACGCGGCGGCGGCGAGAACGAGGAGACCGACGGCGGGACCCGCGACGGCGAGCGGGCGTCACCGCCGGCAAATGGTGATCGCGAACCGCTCGACGGGACGCCGTCCTTCGAGTCGTCTCCACCCGAGAAGCCGGACGTGCGGCCCCGCGAGACGGAATGA
- a CDS encoding PH domain-containing protein — protein sequence MPEATTDADVPASTPPDHAVPEWLSLDDGEEIQWMGSPVPVSIVGTAVWGVLLTVVLIGFLILLMLPFSWISLRNTDYVVTDESLYVKKGVLGTNIESVALDKIQNTEYSQSFWGKQFGFGSIDISTAGSSGAEISFQKVKDARSVRETITGLTTETRRSTSASDGTTESTAASTTDRMDELVEELHATRRAMERIEQHLSDERGASPGDSPSAEDTPN from the coding sequence ATGCCGGAAGCAACTACCGACGCCGACGTTCCTGCATCGACGCCGCCCGACCACGCGGTTCCCGAGTGGCTCTCACTCGACGACGGAGAGGAGATCCAGTGGATGGGCAGCCCTGTTCCGGTCAGCATCGTCGGGACCGCCGTCTGGGGAGTGCTGCTCACCGTCGTCCTCATCGGCTTTCTCATCCTGCTCATGCTCCCGTTCTCGTGGATTTCGCTGCGGAACACCGACTACGTGGTCACCGACGAGTCGCTGTACGTCAAGAAAGGTGTCCTGGGAACGAACATCGAGAGCGTCGCGCTCGACAAGATTCAGAACACCGAGTATAGCCAGTCCTTCTGGGGAAAACAGTTCGGTTTCGGCAGTATCGACATCAGTACCGCCGGTAGTTCCGGTGCCGAGATCAGTTTCCAGAAGGTCAAAGACGCCCGCAGCGTTCGAGAGACGATCACCGGCCTGACCACCGAGACCCGACGTTCGACTTCGGCGAGCGACGGGACGACGGAGTCGACCGCCGCTTCGACGACCGACCGGATGGACGAACTGGTCGAGGAACTCCACGCCACCCGACGAGCAATGGAGCGGATAGAGCAGCACCTGAGCGACGAGCGGGGAGCGTCGCCCGGCGACTCGCCTTCCGCCGAGGACACACCGAACTGA
- a CDS encoding PH domain-containing protein, which produces MVPSPDWLSLDAGEEVVWTGAPRLRRIISNVATFAIWSLAAFAAAFALTTVLNVELPIPNRAVWGVAVLWTLLQAVTPVWAYLRTTNTDYLLTDENVYKKTGVWSENVTRIGIDKIQNTQLKKDFFGNVFDYGTILLSTAGGGGVEMSIEDLDDPDELRTELRTRIAQASDRTHDESGTGHGSVDPETIDALVDEATKLRETTETVERHLQ; this is translated from the coding sequence ATGGTACCATCACCCGACTGGCTCTCGCTCGATGCCGGAGAGGAAGTCGTCTGGACGGGGGCCCCGCGATTGCGACGAATCATCTCGAACGTCGCGACGTTCGCTATCTGGTCGCTGGCGGCGTTCGCGGCGGCGTTCGCCCTCACGACTGTGCTGAACGTCGAACTCCCCATCCCGAATCGGGCAGTGTGGGGTGTCGCCGTCCTGTGGACGCTCCTCCAGGCTGTCACCCCCGTCTGGGCGTACTTGCGAACGACAAACACCGACTACCTCCTTACCGACGAGAACGTCTACAAGAAGACCGGCGTCTGGTCGGAGAACGTCACCCGAATCGGCATCGACAAAATCCAGAACACGCAGTTGAAGAAGGATTTCTTCGGCAACGTTTTCGACTACGGAACGATCCTCCTCAGCACGGCCGGCGGGGGTGGAGTCGAGATGTCGATCGAAGATCTGGACGATCCCGACGAACTCCGTACCGAACTCCGGACGAGGATCGCACAGGCCAGCGACCGAACTCACGACGAATCCGGGACGGGTCACGGTAGCGTCGACCCCGAAACGATCGACGCTCTCGTCGACGAGGCGACGAAGCTGCGTGAAACTACGGAGACCGTCGAACGCCACCTGCAATAG
- a CDS encoding gluconate 2-dehydrogenase subunit 3 family protein, whose translation MDLTRRDALAALAATGGAVAVGHTLRDGESAGGSADADVPEDTLATLVAVADVVYPDAATGIEEFVGTYVAGRMADDPDHRAGVVDAAAALDATARDWFDAPLTDLDAATRDRLLRDLGVDVADPDPDDTLSTRVRLYVVNELLYAFYASPTGGRLVGIENPIGYPGGTESYRRASMEDDG comes from the coding sequence ATGGATCTGACGAGGCGGGACGCGCTGGCGGCGCTGGCGGCGACGGGTGGCGCGGTCGCCGTCGGACACACGCTCCGCGACGGGGAGTCCGCGGGAGGGTCCGCAGACGCCGACGTCCCCGAGGACACGCTCGCGACGCTCGTGGCCGTCGCCGACGTCGTCTATCCCGACGCCGCGACGGGCATCGAGGAGTTCGTCGGGACGTACGTGGCGGGTCGGATGGCCGACGACCCCGACCACCGAGCGGGCGTGGTGGATGCCGCGGCGGCCCTCGACGCCACGGCCCGCGACTGGTTCGACGCCCCCCTGACCGACCTCGATGCCGCCACCCGCGACCGGTTGCTCCGCGACCTCGGCGTCGACGTGGCCGATCCGGACCCCGACGACACTCTCTCGACCCGCGTCCGGTTGTACGTCGTCAACGAACTGCTCTACGCCTTCTACGCCTCGCCGACCGGTGGTCGCCTCGTGGGCATCGAGAACCCGATCGGCTACCCCGGGGGGACCGAGAGCTACCGGCGCGCTTCGATGGAGGACGATGGCTGA
- a CDS encoding adenylate kinase family protein — protein sequence MTDTERVAVTGTPGTGKTTATTLLDDPVIHLNDLIREAGLWTERDADRDSLVADLDAVREAVGDWSGVAESHLAHHLDADRVVVLRCRPDVLEARLRDRGASEAKAAENAESEALDVILSEAVDRHGADRVFEIDTTDRTPAAVAADIEAVIAGNREPSAGDVDFLEYL from the coding sequence GTGACCGACACGGAGCGGGTCGCCGTCACGGGCACCCCGGGCACCGGCAAGACGACGGCCACGACCCTGCTCGACGACCCGGTGATCCACCTCAACGACCTGATCCGGGAGGCGGGGCTCTGGACCGAACGCGACGCGGACCGCGACTCGCTGGTGGCCGACCTCGACGCCGTCCGGGAGGCGGTCGGCGACTGGTCGGGCGTCGCCGAATCCCACCTCGCCCACCACCTCGACGCCGACCGGGTCGTCGTCCTCCGGTGTCGCCCCGACGTGCTCGAAGCGCGCCTGCGCGACCGCGGCGCGAGCGAGGCGAAGGCAGCCGAGAACGCCGAGAGCGAGGCGCTCGACGTGATCCTCTCGGAGGCGGTCGACCGTCACGGCGCCGACCGCGTCTTCGAAATCGACACGACCGACCGGACGCCGGCGGCGGTGGCCGCCGACATCGAGGCGGTGATCGCCGGCAACCGGGAGCCCAGCGCCGGCGACGTCGACTTCCTCGAGTACCTATGA
- a CDS encoding phage tail protein, which yields MSDRGADPYGRHRFDVDLGDDRPPLGFTAVTGLSVRVQARPADDGGGDEPAGTPDRLRWRVRPGRFAGAIPSPSRRRTTSPTLRLRRGVTDDRRLWDWLRGWVDGTAERRDVRVFLLDEAGTRARGWRCLNATPVGWEGPELAADRPAAATETLELAHDGIEAIEADP from the coding sequence ATGAGCGACCGCGGCGCCGACCCCTACGGCCGCCATCGGTTCGACGTCGATCTCGGCGACGACCGCCCGCCTCTCGGGTTCACGGCGGTGACCGGCCTGTCGGTGCGTGTCCAAGCGCGGCCGGCCGACGACGGTGGGGGCGACGAACCGGCCGGGACGCCGGATCGGCTGCGCTGGCGCGTGCGCCCCGGCCGGTTCGCCGGCGCGATCCCTTCCCCCTCGCGACGACGCACCACTTCGCCGACCCTCCGACTCCGACGTGGCGTGACCGACGACCGGCGGCTGTGGGACTGGCTCCGCGGCTGGGTCGACGGGACGGCCGAGCGGCGGGACGTGCGGGTGTTCCTCCTCGACGAGGCCGGCACCCGGGCGCGGGGGTGGCGCTGTCTCAACGCCACGCCGGTCGGATGGGAGGGACCGGAACTGGCCGCGGATCGACCGGCCGCCGCCACCGAGACACTGGAACTGGCCCACGACGGGATCGAGGCCATCGAGGCCGATCCCTGA
- a CDS encoding D-2-hydroxyacid dehydrogenase: protein MTDPDVVVLRQKVHGMDPESYGTKLRERLPDHDVAVATTPDEERDLLRRARVATGIHFDTELLDGAESLDLFACAFAGTGHLDVDAFADAGVAVTNAAGVHGPNISEYVIGALVAHERRFRRARDQQRRAHWEAYPVGELHGSTAAVVGLGAIGSALVERLHPFGVETVGVRYTPEKGGPTDEVIGFDDVHDALAGADYVILACPLTDTTRSLIDAEALASMPADALLVNVARGPIVDTDALVTALRNTDLRGATLDVTDPEPLPADHPLWSFENVQLTPHNAGNTPQYYDRLADILAENLRRMDEGTDDLENQVVYSGD from the coding sequence ATGACCGATCCCGACGTCGTCGTGTTGCGACAGAAGGTACACGGCATGGATCCGGAGTCGTACGGAACGAAACTGCGCGAGCGGCTCCCCGACCACGACGTGGCCGTCGCGACCACGCCCGACGAGGAGCGCGACCTGCTCCGGCGGGCGCGGGTGGCGACCGGCATCCACTTCGACACCGAGTTGCTCGACGGAGCCGAGTCCCTCGACCTCTTTGCCTGTGCCTTCGCCGGCACGGGTCACCTCGATGTCGACGCGTTCGCCGATGCGGGCGTGGCCGTCACCAACGCCGCCGGCGTCCACGGTCCCAACATCTCGGAGTACGTGATCGGCGCGCTGGTCGCCCACGAGCGGCGGTTCAGGCGCGCCCGGGATCAACAGCGTCGCGCCCACTGGGAGGCGTATCCCGTCGGGGAACTCCACGGAAGTACCGCCGCAGTCGTCGGACTGGGCGCCATCGGCTCCGCGCTCGTCGAGCGGCTCCACCCCTTCGGCGTCGAGACCGTCGGCGTCCGGTACACGCCCGAGAAAGGCGGGCCGACAGACGAGGTGATCGGGTTCGACGACGTTCACGACGCGCTGGCCGGCGCAGACTACGTGATCCTCGCCTGTCCGCTCACCGACACCACTCGCAGCCTGATCGACGCCGAGGCGCTGGCGTCGATGCCCGCGGACGCCCTGCTTGTGAACGTCGCTCGCGGCCCTATCGTCGACACGGACGCCCTAGTGACGGCGCTCCGCAACACGGACCTCCGCGGGGCGACCCTGGACGTGACCGATCCCGAACCGCTGCCCGCGGACCATCCCCTCTGGTCGTTCGAGAACGTCCAACTCACCCCGCACAACGCCGGCAACACCCCGCAGTACTACGACCGCCTCGCGGACATCCTCGCCGAGAACCTGCGACGGATGGACGAGGGGACCGACGACCTGGAAAATCAGGTGGTCTATAGTGGCGATTGA
- a CDS encoding CDP-alcohol phosphatidyltransferase family protein: MTLDRLRPVAELVLDPMVAAADRLGLTPDGVSVVAFGFALVAAAGFYLATPLGYLLGAGCVLANGWLDLLDGALARTQNVDSRAGDLLDHVLDRYADVVLVVGLAAGVGRYDLGLLAVTGVLLTSYLGTQIQAVGLGREYGGLVGRADRLALIGVGGVAAAVIPDPVGPLTVVGYLLALFAVIGHVTALQRFWGAWRDLQ, translated from the coding sequence ATGACGCTGGATCGTCTGCGCCCGGTGGCCGAACTCGTCCTCGACCCGATGGTGGCCGCGGCCGACCGACTCGGCCTCACGCCCGACGGCGTCAGCGTCGTCGCCTTCGGCTTCGCGCTCGTGGCCGCCGCAGGATTCTACCTCGCCACGCCGCTCGGCTACCTCCTCGGAGCGGGCTGTGTCCTCGCGAACGGCTGGCTGGATCTCCTCGACGGGGCGCTGGCACGGACACAGAACGTGGACTCCCGGGCGGGCGACCTGCTGGATCACGTGCTGGATCGCTACGCCGACGTCGTCCTCGTAGTGGGGCTTGCCGCGGGCGTCGGTCGGTACGACCTCGGCCTCCTCGCCGTCACGGGCGTCCTGTTGACCTCCTATCTCGGCACGCAGATCCAGGCGGTCGGGCTCGGCCGGGAGTACGGCGGCCTCGTCGGTCGCGCCGACCGTCTCGCGCTGATCGGCGTCGGGGGCGTCGCCGCCGCCGTCATCCCCGATCCGGTGGGGCCGCTGACCGTCGTCGGCTACCTGCTCGCGCTGTTTGCCGTCATCGGTCACGTCACCGCACTCCAGCGGTTCTGGGGTGCGTGGCGCGACCTCCAGTGA